A single window of Aspergillus oryzae RIB40 DNA, chromosome 8 DNA harbors:
- a CDS encoding uncharacterized protein (adenosylmethionine-8-amino-7-oxononanoate aminotransferase) — MRSTVTRSLSNATRARKGCISLRRFSLTTGKHKLVEAEKQRDGEQNHTSTNLESGDKSAILHSKLDTKPPTIVSSNGNYLIAEGGREILDASGGAAVACIGHNNSRVNNAIMRQLQSFSYIYAPFFTSKASEKLATLLSESTQNQLSKAFIVSSGTEAIEAALKMARQYFLELPNPEPSRTRFIARRQSYHGNTLGSLSLGGHVGRRAPYAPILTTNVSHVSPCYSYRGKRAEESDEDYVARLAQELEDEFQAVGASNVCAFVAETVSGTTLGCVPPVAGYLQAMKEVCDRHGALFILDEVMSGMGRCGTLHAWEQEGVVPDLQTVAKGLGGGYAPIGALLVNKRVVQALDKGTGAFVHSQTYQGHPVACAAAYEVQKIIKEENLLQNVRSLGEYLGNRLKEQLGDHKHVGDIRGRGFFWGIEFVKNKETKEPFLAEQKIAPVIHKTGLSEYSISFIPGTGVADGKNGDIIQIAPPYNATKADIDLIVERTALVVKRVLG; from the exons ATGCGTTCCACAGTGACCCGGTCGCTGTCCAATGCCACACGAGCTCGGAAAGGGTGCATTTCCCTTCGCCGATTCTCCCTGACCACCGGAAAGCATAAGCTGGTGGAAGCAGAGAAGCAGCGCGATGGCGAACAAAACCACACATCTACTAACCTGGAGAGTGGAGATAAAAGTGCTATCCTTCACTCAAAACTGGACACGAAACCTCCGACGATAGTAAGCAGCAATGGGAACTACCTCATTGCCGAGGGTGGACGGGAGATTCTCGACGCCAGCGGTGGTGCTGCAGTGGCTTGTATCGGTCACAACAACTCCCGCGTCAATAATGCCATAATGCGTCAGTTGCAAAGCTTCAGCTATATCTACGCTCCATTCTTCACGAGTAAGGCGTCGGAAAAGTTGGCCACGTTGTTATCCGAATCGACACAAAATCAACTATCTAAAGCTTTTATTGTCAGCTCTG GTACCGAAGCGATTGAGGCGGCATTAAAAATGGCACGTCAATACTTTCTCGAACTACCAAACCCGGAACCGTCCAGAACCCGATTTATCGCCCGTCGGCAGAGCTATCATGGGAACACTCTTGGATCCCTTTCATTGGGAGGACATGTTGGGCGTCGGGCACCTTATGCACCAATACTGACTACCAATGTTTCCCACGTGTCCCCATGTTACTCAtacagaggaaagagagcagAAGAATCTGACGAAGACTATGTTGCCCGACTGGCACAAGAACTGGAAGATGAATTTCAAGCCGTTGGCGCAAGTAACGTGTGCGCGTTTGTCGCTGAAACTGTTTCAGGAACA ACATTGGGTTGTGTCCCTCCCGTCGCGGGATATCTTCAGGCGATGAAGGAGGTTTGTGATCGCCACGGAGCGTTGTTTATCCTTGACGAAGTGATGAGCGGCATGGGCCGCTGTGGCACGCTCCACGCATGGGAGCAAGAAGGCGTTGTGCCCGATCTCCAGACGGTTGCCAAGGGGTTGGGAGGTGGCTACGCTCCGATCGGAGCTCTACTGGTCAACAAGAGGGTTGTTCAAGCTCTGGACAAAGGAACTGGCGCATTCGTACACAGTCAAACATACCAGGGCCATCCAGTCGCATGCGCAGCCGCCTATGAAGTTCAGAAAAttatcaaggaagagaatctgCTTCAGAACGTCCGGAGTTTGGGCGAGTATCTGGGTAACCGTCTGAAAGAACAGCTTGGCGACCACAAACATGTAGGCGACATCCGTGGTCGTGGCTTTTTCTGGGGT ATCGAATTTGTGAAGAATAAAGAGACCAAGGAGCCATTCTTGGCTGAGCAGAAAATCGCACCTGTGATCCACAAGACTGGATTATCGGAGTActcaatttccttcatcCCTGGTACAGGGGTTgcagatggaaagaatgGCGATATTATCCAGATTGCGCCGCCATACAATGCTACCAAAGCAGATATCGATTTGATCGTTGAACGGACAGCGTTGGTAGTGAAACGGGTACTTGGATGA
- a CDS encoding uncharacterized protein (predicted protein), with translation MDSLHVKLNFLGQLPALRIYTQICLCFPFDASSDHEIVRTLENGLERLSTNFPWVAGQIVSEGSSHNNPGTFMIKALGKTPPLVVKDFRHDPDVPTMDDLRRADFPFRMLDENIIAPRKTLPSPDEDIISPAFLVQANFIHGGLVLTLVGHHSTMDMTGQGQVIHLLSKACRGDTYTGLELESGNLVEGHLVPLLDGSYGLGPELDRQIIRPGAQQSSVLLPKSTWSYFSFNKSSLAKLKLLAEQSKASEFISTDDALSAFVWQSVLRARLKRLSPAHNTTFGRAVDVRKYFGIPPTYTGLMQNMVYHTDTVQDLLDKPLGIIASQLRMAIDPQTSSLRSRTRTLATYIESLVDKSSISFGASFNPSTDIMISSWASVNCYELDFGFGLGKPEAVRRPQFTPVEGLIYFMPKRSDGEIAVAVSLQEEDMARLAADEEFTKFGKYIP, from the coding sequence ATGGATTCATTACATGTAAAGCTGAACTTCCTGGGTCAGCTGCCTGCCCTCAGGATCTACACGCAAATCTGCCTCTGCTTTCCGTTCGATGCCTCATCTGATCACGAGATAGTCAGGACCCTAGAGAATGGCCTCGAAAGACTGTCCACCAATTTCCCGTGGGTAGCAGGCCAGATAGTCAGTGAAGGCAGCAGCCACAACAATCCTGGCACATTCATGATCAAAGCACTGGGGAAGACTCCACCACTGGTTGTGAAAGACTTCCGTCATGATCCCGACGTTCCGACCATGGACGATTTGAGACGCGCCGACTTTCCCTTTCGGATGTTAGACGAGAACATCATTGCTCCTCGGAAAACCTTGCCAAGCCCTGACGAAGATATTATCTCACCGGCCTTTCTTGTCCAGGCTAATTTTATTCACGGCGGCCTGGTCCTCACTCTTGTTGGCCATCATAGCACAATGGACATGACTGGTCAGGGACAGGTTATCCACCTTCTCTCGAAGGCATGTCGTGGGGATACATATACAGGATTGGAGCTAGAGTCAGGGAACTTAGTGGAGGGTCATCTCGTTCCCCTCCTAGATGGCTCGTATGGACTCGGGCCGGAGCTTGACCGTCAAATAATCAGGCCGGGAGCCCAGCAGTCATCTGTGCTTCTCCCAAAGTCCACTTGGTCATACTTTTCGTTCAACAAATCTTCGCTCGCTAAACTAAAATTGCTTGCTGAACAGTCGAAAGCATCAGAATTCATCTCGACTGATGATGCACTGAGCGCCTTCGTTTGGCAGTCGGTGCTTCGTGCTCGCCTGAAGCGGCTATCACCAGCTCACAACACAACATTTGGCCGTGCTGTTGACGTACGGAAATACTTTGGCATCCCTCCGACATACACCGGTCTCATGCAAAACATGGTATACCACACCGATACAGTACAAGATCTACTCGATAAACCTTTAGGTATCATTGCCTCACAACTCAGAATGGCAATAGACCCGCAGACGTCTTCTTTAAGGTCTCGCACCCGCACGCTAGCGACATACATTGAGTCTCTCGTAGACAAATCGTCCATCTCCTTCGGAGCGAGTTTCAATCCCTCGACGGATATTATGATTAGCTCGTGGGCAAGTGTCAACTGCTATGAATTAGACTTCGGATTCGGCCTTGGAAAGCCGGAGGCTGTGCGACGACCGCAATTCACTCCGGTTGAAGGGTTGATTTATTTCATGCCCAAGAGGTCTGATGGCGagattgctgttgctgtcTCGTTAcaggaggaggatatggcgCGGTTGGCGGCGGATGAAGAGTTTACGAAGTTTGGCAAATATATCCCTTAG
- a CDS encoding uncharacterized protein (signal transduction histidine kinase) has translation MLSAKDSSPLLHRRGKHERRNELIREREVHQYGHSHHSFEPQYLSNIVNCYRYLPPHNPSSEKASSSDILTNLAQLTALQLGADCAVISLCDRKTQYVLAETPSVARSKRERHRDHTAPCDHAMVAFIEENSDWFLVADLAQDSRFDAYWSTLPRNCSYLAVPVRTSAGVVIGIIESYGSAQRDELDDEQSRLLQDRAGTVLDHLATLRTMREEHRGERMIKALGAFMEGKSDIDEWFVSSLPGRQPPILESSRSLDPATSIHFANSQKTLDIPPSHIPQTELGIPLRGRRNSYRSRSPPRRARGGSLTSEETYSVLHRASVLIRQALDVDGVAFLDISTFNQERHGLSSKASSNSRSRSPGMAEHESSTGHVLGCSTVQGDSRDITVPASLLGNMVHRYGRGGIFHLDEDKLSPLSDGYSSDIDGSCSSLEDMASSYYGIDRRQISQAFSDATSIAFFPLWDFQQNRWFAGCFVWTQDPGRLFAESTDLTYLAAFNNSVMAEVSRLDLRAADREKADFISSVSHEWRSPLHGILTMLDILQETKVTNVQRSLIDITMNCGKTLLDTVNHVLDYAKINSLLGPTTHDRTLENAEMPQGSQLNAPALIEHVNMATLVEEVAEALLASQDYMGRNAEALFSATKQTADRPFRESNIPNSVPRAIFAIVDIECREGWECRVSAGAWRRIVLNLLGNALKFTPSGFVQVKLRHEMVKVGHDTLPAILLQISDSGRGISPDFTFSNLYTPFQQEDSLSPGIGVGLNVVYRIVDSMRGLIDLKSEPNRGTVVSVLLPITPASRPSSPSIPYGNLREKLQGKTISLFPNSSEYGDLKIEPDIFNTMLLSMETMITQWFGVRVLTPNERDHEHPDIFIITEHEYRYGEAKESAATYSRRSKARKNPKTSFPKIVLCTHAHSWFNQPRDPSEPVVFLQQPIAPKTLASALMSCIEHRSQLRDAGDNRVHESTTATLDEMCQRRLQITTSKSPEDKKQDDKESDGRNSVVHGPEPTKKQNSVSSNPEDPIAPCKVLLVEDNDLNLKV, from the coding sequence ATGCTGTCCGCAAAAGactcttctcctcttctccatcggcGGGGGAAACATGAGCGGCGAAACGAGCTTATTCGTGAGAGAGAGGTGCACCAGTATGGCCATTCTCACCATTCGTTCGAGCCCCAGTACTTATCTAACATCGTTAATTGTTATAGGTACCTCCCACCCCATAATCCCTCGTCCGAAAAGGCTTCATCATCAGATATCCTGACCAATCTTGCTCAGCTGACTGCACTTCAACTGGGCGCCGATTGTGCCGTTATCTCTCTATGTGATCGCAAGACCCAGTATGTCCTGGCTGAGACACCCTCGGTCGCTCGCAGCAAGCGCGAACGGCATCGTGACCACACCGCGCCGTGTGATCACGCTATGGTTGCGTTTATCGAAGAGAATAGTGATTGGTTCTTGGTCGCGGATCTTGCGCAGGATTCACGATTTGATGCATATTGGTCAACACTCCCCCGGAATTGCTCTTATCTTGCAGTCCCGGTTCGAACTTCAGCTGGCGTCGTCATTGGAATTATCGAGTCATATGGGAGCGCCCAACGCGATGAGTTAGATGATGAACAGTCACGGCTTCTCCAAGATCGGGCAGGTACTGTGCTGGACCATCTGGCGACATTGCGAACGATGCGCGAAGAGCATCGTGGCGAGAGAATGATTAAGGCGTTAGGTGCCTTCATGGAAGGGAAATCGGATATTGACGAATGGTTCGTCTCCAGCCTCCCTGGACGGCAACCTCCTATCTTGGAATCATCTAGATCTCTTGACCCTGCGACTTCCATCCACTTTGCCAACAGTCAGAAGACACTAGATATACCCCCGTCCCATATCCCTCAAACCGAACTAGGCATACCATTACGCGGTCGTCGAAATTCCTATCGCTCCCGATCGCCCCCACGCAGAGCACGGGGAGGGTCTCTAACTTCCGAAGAGACGTATTCGGTTCTCCACAGGGCATCGGTTTTAATCAGGCAAGCGCTGGACGTGGATGGCGTTGCATTTCTGGATATCAGTACGTTTAATCAGGAGCGCCATGGTCTTTCATCTAAAGCGTCGAGCAATTCACGGTCCCGATCCCCGGGTATGGCCGAGCACGAAAGCTCGACGGGCCATGTATTGGGCTGTTCCACAGTTCAGGGTGACAGTCGGGATATAACTGTTCCGGCGTCACTTTTGGGAAACATGGTCCACCGGTATGGCAGGGGTGGTATTTTCCATCTTGATGAAGACAAGCTTTCGCCTTTGAGCGACGGGTATTCGTCCGATATCGATGGATCTTGCTCTTCGCTAGAAGATATGGCGTCGAGTTACTATGGCATTGACAGGCGTCAGATCTCTCAGGCGTTCTCCGATGCGACCAGCATTGcatttttccctctttgGGATTTTCAACAAAACCGCTGGTTTGCGGGTTGTTTCGTCTGGACCCAAGACCCCGGGCGTCTCTTTGCTGAGTCCACAGATCTAACGTATCTTGCGGCGTTCAATAACAGCGTCATGGCAGAAGTTTCCCGTCTAGACCTGCGAGCCGCGGATCGCGAGAAGGCtgacttcatctcgtcgGTATCACATGAGTGGCGGTCTCCCCTACATGGCATACTCACTATGCTTGACATTCTCCAGGAAACTAAGGTGACGAATGTCCAACGGTCTTTGATTGACATAACCATGAACTGCGGGAAAACTCTCCTTGACACGGTCAATCATGTCCTAGATTATGCCAAAATCAATAGCCTTCTTGGACCAACGACGCACGATCGAACGCTAGAGAATGCCGAAATGCCTCAAGGTTCCCAGCTTAATGCTCCTGCTTTAATCGAACATGTGAATATGGCTACCTTGGTCGAAGAGGTGGCCGAAGCACTACTCGCTAGTCAGGACTACATGGGCCGCAATGCGGAGGCCCTTTTCTCTGCCACAAAACAAACGGCCGATCGGCCTTTTCGCGAGTCAAATATCCCCAATTCTGTTCCTAGGGCAATCTTTGCGATCGTGGATATCGAATGTCGAGAAGGCTGGGAATGCCGTGTCTCCGCTGGTGCCTGGAGGCGAATTGTACTGAATCTCCTTGGTAACGCCCTGAAGTTCACGCCGTCTGGATTTGTTCAGGTAAAGCTGAGACATGAGATGGTGAAGGTCGGACACGATACCCTGCCGGCTATTCTCCTCCAAATAAGCGATTCGGGACGGGGAATTTCACCCGACTTTACATTTTCAAACCTCTACACGCCATTCCAGCAGGAAGATTCTCTCTCGCCAGGCATTGGTGTTGGACTCAATGTAGTCTATCGCATCGTAGATTCCATGCGTGGACTGATAGACCTAAAGAGCGAACCTAACCGGGGAACGGTGGTGAGCGTCCTCCTGCCTATAACCCCAGCCTCACGACCGTCCTCACCTTCCATTCCTTATGGGAACCTACGCGAGAAATTGCAAGGGAAAACGATATCTCTATTTCCCAACAGCTCCGAATATGGAGACCTGAAGATAGAACCGGACATCTTCAATACAATGTTGCTGAGCatggagacgatgatcaCTCAGTGGTTTGGAGTGCGTGTTCTTACGCCCAATGAACGGGATCATGAACATCCGGACATTTTCATCATTACTGAGCATGAATACCGCTATGgtgaggcaaaagaaagcGCGGCCACTTATTCTAGGAGGTCGAAGGCCCGGAAAAATCCAAAAACATCGTTTCCCAAGATTGTCCTCTGCACGCATGCCCATAGTTGGTTCAATCAACCCCGAGATCCCTCGGAGCCAGTGGTCTTTCTTCAGCAGCCGATTGCCCCTAAGACTTTAGCTTCTGCATTGATGAGCTGTATTGAACACCGGTCTCAGTTGCGGGATGCGGGTGACAACAGAGTGCACGAATCAACCACAGCCACCCTTGACGAAATGTGCCAGCGCCGATTGCAAATCACCACATCTAAATCGCCAGAAGACAAAAAACAAGACGACAAAGAGTCAGATGGAAGAAATTCGGTTGTTCATGGACCAGAACCtacaaaaaagcaaaactcGGTATCGTCTAATCCAGAGGATCCAATTGCACCATGTAAGGTTCTCCTTGTCGAGGACAACGATCTGAACCTCAAGGTATGA
- a CDS encoding NAD(P)-dependent oxidoreductase (predicted dehydrogenase): MSKPTIGFVGLGAMGFGMATHLVHEGYTVHGFDVFPASVQRFQAAGGRPASSLRESAEGKSFYVCMVASAPQVQSVLFGDEGIVQYLPQNATLLLCSTVPASYAQSVAAELQSRGRGDILFIDSPVSGGAKRAADGTLSIMAGGTDKALESGRDLLQTMSAPSKLYLVPGGIGAGSNMKMVHQVLAAIHILGASEAMGLAAQLGLDARQAADNIIGSDAWTWMHENRFPRMVEEDWNPGASALTIILKDAGIITSSARQHRFPTPLCTTAEQIYLSALLQGYGTKDDSAMWTKRSQN, encoded by the exons ATGTCCAAACCTACCATTGGCTTCGTCGGCCTAGGGGCCATGGGCTTCGGCATGGCCACTCACCTCGTCCACGAGGGTTACACTGTCCACGGCTTTGACGTATTCCCTGCTTCTGTACAACGATTCCAGGCAGCCGGGGGTCGTCCCGCGTCATCATTGCGGGAGTCTGCAGAGGGGAAGTCCTTTTACGTGTGCATGGTTGCATCTGCGCCTCAGGTGCAATCAGTCCTGTTCGGCGATGAAGGCATCGTACAAT ACCTCCCCCAAAATGCTACTCTCCTGCTTTGCTCTACCGTCCCCGCTTCCTACGCCCAGTCCGTCGCAGCAGAACTACAATCCCGTGGCCGCGGCGATATCCTTTTCATCGATAGCCCTGTCTCGGGCGGAGCCAAGCGCGCCGCCGATGGAACACTCTCCATCATGGCAGGCGGTACAGACAAAGCACTTGAAAGCGGTCGCGACCTGCTACAGACCATGTCCGCCCCAAGCAAACTATACCTTGTTCCCGGAGGTATTGGAGCAGGTAGTAACATGAAGATGGTACATCAGGTTCTGGCAGCTATCCACATCCTCGGGGCCAGCGAGGCCATGGGTTTGGCGGCACAATTGGGTCTGGATGCGCGCCAGGCGGCGGATAACATCATTGGATCTGATGCCTGGACGTGGATGCATGAGAATCGGTTCCCGCGcatggtggaggaggactgGAACCCGGGTGCTAGTGCGCTGACTATTATTTTGAAGGATGCG GGTATTATCACTTCCTCTGCCCGTCAGCACCGGTTCCCGACACCCCTCTGCACCACGGCTGAACAAATCTATCTCTCTGCTTTACTACAGGGCTATGGAACGAAGGATGACTCGGCCATG TGGACGAAGCGATCGCAAAATTAG
- a CDS encoding class II fructose-bisphosphate aldolase (fructose/tagatose bisphosphate aldolase), translating to MSLSNNRALDILNHAASNHYGVPAMCCYNLEGILATVRAAEAKRSPAMILLFPWAVHYADGLLVHAAAEAARKASVPITVHMDHAQTPEIIRYAADLGGFDSIMVDMSHYEKEKNLALTRELVAYCNERGIATEAEPGRIEGGEDGVADTADLEGLLTTPEESIEFVNTGINWLAPAFGNVHGEYGPRGIQLEYDRLQRIHDTVGDNVRLVLHGADPFTEEIFSKCIECGVSKININKVLNNEYVRVQREKAGRVPLTTLLEEATNEMQKAVERCMDMLKSTGRYP from the coding sequence ATGTCTCTCTCCAACAACCGCGCcctcgatatcctcaaccACGCCGCCTCAAACCACTATGGCGTCCCAGCAATGTGCTGCTACAATCTCGAGGGTATTCTCGCCACCGTCCGGGCCGCAGAAGCAAAGCGCTCACCAGCCatgatcctcctcttcccatggGCCGTTCACTACGCCGACGGACTCCTCGTACACGCCGCCGCCGAGGCCGCGCGCAAGGCTTCCGTCCCGATCACCGTGCACATGGATCACGCGCAAACACCGGAAATCATCCGTTACGCTGCGGACCTGGGTGGATTCGATAGTATCATGGTTGACATGTCACATtacgagaaggagaagaaccTCGCACTCACGAGAGAGCTAGTCGCTTATTGTAATGAGCGGGGGATTGCGACGGAAGCGGAGCCGGGACGGATCGagggcggagaagatggagtcGCGGATACGGCGGACTTGGAAGGGTTGTTAACTACGCCGGAGGAGAGTATTGAGTTCGTGAATACGGGGATTAATTGGTTGGCGCCTGCGTTTGGAAATGTTCATGGCGAGTATGGGCCCCGTGGTATTCAGTTGGAGTATGACCGATTGCAGCGCATTCATGATACGGTTGGAGATAACGTCCGGTTGGTGCTGCATGGAGCAGATCCCTTTACGGAGGAGATCTTTTCCAAGTGCATTGAGTGCGGTGTTTccaagatcaatatcaacaaggTGTTGAATAATGAGTACGTGCGTGTTcagagggagaaggctggGAGGGTGCCATTGACGACTTTGCTGGAGGAGGCTACGAATGAAATGCAGAAGGCTGTGGAAAGGTGTATGGATATGCTGAAGTCAACTGGGAGATACCCTTGA